From the genome of Schaalia dentiphila ATCC 17982, one region includes:
- the rimM gene encoding ribosome maturation factor RimM (Essential for efficient processing of 16S rRNA), whose protein sequence is MQLTAAIVGPAHGLRGEVIVDVRSDDPEVMAPGSRLDIAGDQRSLTVRTVRVHKDRVLASFEECVTREDAEALRGARLLVDAHPEEDAWYPHELKGLQARTPSGDVLGSVSGLTPGAAQDLLLVATDRGTVLVPFVTALVPTVDVEGGFVVIDAPPGLFDDDAVSEREGD, encoded by the coding sequence ATGCAGCTCACAGCCGCTATCGTCGGCCCCGCCCACGGCTTGCGAGGCGAGGTCATCGTGGACGTGCGCAGCGACGATCCCGAGGTCATGGCACCCGGTTCGCGCTTGGACATTGCGGGAGATCAGCGCAGCCTCACTGTGCGCACCGTTCGCGTGCACAAGGATCGCGTGCTTGCGTCGTTTGAGGAATGCGTGACGCGCGAGGATGCTGAGGCTCTGCGCGGTGCCCGCCTGCTCGTCGACGCTCACCCCGAGGAGGATGCCTGGTATCCGCACGAACTCAAGGGGCTCCAGGCGCGTACTCCGTCCGGCGATGTTCTCGGTAGCGTCAGTGGACTGACTCCGGGCGCGGCGCAGGATTTGCTTCTCGTTGCCACGGATCGAGGCACTGTTTTGGTTCCCTTCGTGACGGCCCTCGTTCCTACCGTCGACGTCGAGGGTGGATTTGTCGTCATCGATGCGCCCCCCGGCCTGTTCGACGACGATGCCGTGTCGGAGCGCGAGGGCGACTGA
- a CDS encoding RNA-binding protein translates to MLADALEHLVSGIVDHPEDVEVTPRSMRRGQLLEVRVNPEDLGRVIGRGGRTARALRTVMGALSTRGTVRVDVVDTDRE, encoded by the coding sequence ATGCTCGCCGACGCGTTGGAGCACCTGGTCAGCGGCATCGTTGATCACCCCGAAGATGTCGAGGTGACGCCTCGTTCCATGCGACGTGGCCAGCTTCTTGAGGTTCGCGTGAACCCCGAGGATCTGGGTCGCGTCATCGGACGCGGCGGTCGGACGGCTCGCGCGCTGCGCACCGTCATGGGTGCGTTGTCCACGCGTGGCACCGTCCGCGTTGACGTCGTCGACACGGATCGCGAGTAA
- the rpsP gene encoding 30S ribosomal protein S16 gives MAVRIRLKRVGKIHAAQYRVVVVDSRKKRDGRVIEEVGYYDPQPNPSIIRIDSERAQYWLGVGAQPSDQVRKLLVLTGDIAKFNGKADAVSRVIVSEADKAAQAEQAIKDAEAAAEKSKAAASAKKAEEEAAAAAAEAEAGEQASEEAAGEDA, from the coding sequence GTGGCAGTTCGAATTCGCCTGAAGCGCGTGGGTAAGATCCACGCTGCCCAGTACCGTGTTGTCGTTGTCGATTCGCGCAAGAAGCGTGACGGCCGCGTCATCGAAGAGGTCGGTTACTACGATCCTCAGCCCAACCCGTCGATCATCCGCATCGACTCTGAGCGTGCCCAGTACTGGCTCGGTGTTGGCGCTCAGCCTTCCGACCAGGTCCGCAAGCTGCTGGTCCTGACCGGTGATATCGCCAAGTTCAACGGCAAGGCCGACGCTGTTTCCCGCGTCATCGTCTCCGAGGCTGACAAGGCCGCCCAGGCCGAGCAGGCCATCAAGGACGCCGAGGCTGCTGCCGAGAAGTCTAAGGCCGCTGCTTCCGCCAAGAAGGCCGAGGAAGAGGCCGCCGCAGCCGCTGCTGAGGCTGAGGCCGGCGAGCAGGCTTCCGAAGAGGCCGCCGGAGAGGATGCCTGA
- a CDS encoding amidohydrolase family protein yields the protein MEFSGLALWADNESERPSWVRGTWRVNGGVIRRVNEVETAPSAGFVVPGMVDTHCHIGYSESGSVSEAEMVEQARATLASGVTVVRDCGVPVDNSLAARATGLHLIRCGRHVARPKRYMRDLPLDVDDQSELPAVLASMAHSSDGWVKIVGDWIDRSAGADSDLMPLWDPAVLTDAVAAVHEAGARIAVHAFSHRVIDSLIEAGVDDIEHGSGIDADQASEIAARGIAVTPTLRQVELFKDFAAQAGAKYPVYAATMRAMYDERRSHFEMLVDSGVLLLMGTDSGGYQDHGTIAGELDRWLRWGAPAEFTIDAATWVSQRYLGYPGLVEGGPADFLILDEDPRVNPTILANPVRVTVGGTPMWERLSS from the coding sequence ATGGAGTTCAGTGGGCTCGCCCTGTGGGCGGATAACGAGTCCGAGCGCCCGTCGTGGGTGCGCGGCACGTGGCGTGTCAATGGGGGAGTCATTCGCCGTGTGAACGAGGTGGAAACCGCGCCGTCGGCGGGATTCGTCGTCCCCGGTATGGTGGATACGCACTGCCACATTGGGTACTCGGAGTCCGGTTCGGTGTCCGAGGCTGAGATGGTCGAGCAGGCGCGCGCGACGCTCGCGAGCGGCGTAACCGTCGTGCGCGACTGTGGCGTGCCGGTTGATAACTCGCTTGCCGCTCGCGCAACCGGCCTGCACCTGATCCGCTGTGGTCGCCATGTTGCGCGTCCGAAGCGCTACATGCGTGACCTGCCGCTGGACGTCGACGATCAGAGCGAGCTTCCCGCGGTCCTCGCGTCAATGGCGCACTCCTCCGACGGGTGGGTGAAGATCGTCGGTGACTGGATCGACCGCAGCGCTGGAGCAGACTCTGACCTCATGCCTCTGTGGGATCCCGCGGTGTTGACTGACGCTGTTGCCGCCGTGCACGAGGCCGGGGCGAGGATCGCCGTGCACGCGTTCTCGCACCGCGTGATCGACTCGCTCATTGAGGCCGGCGTTGACGACATTGAACATGGCAGCGGTATCGATGCGGATCAGGCCAGCGAGATTGCCGCACGCGGCATCGCGGTGACGCCGACGCTGCGCCAGGTCGAGCTCTTCAAGGATTTTGCGGCCCAGGCGGGGGCGAAGTACCCCGTCTATGCGGCGACGATGCGGGCAATGTACGACGAGCGGCGCTCCCACTTCGAGATGCTCGTCGACTCCGGCGTCCTTCTCTTGATGGGAACCGACTCGGGCGGCTACCAGGATCACGGCACGATCGCCGGCGAGCTTGACCGGTGGCTCCGATGGGGCGCGCCCGCTGAGTTCACGATCGACGCTGCGACGTGGGTGAGCCAGCGCTACCTCGGTTACCCCGGCCTCGTCGAGGGGGGTCCCGCTGATTTCCTGATCCTGGACGAGGATCCGAGGGTCAATCCGACGATCCTTGCGAACCCCGTGCGCGTCACGGTGGGTGGAACGCCCATGTGGGAGCGTCTGTCCTCCTGA
- the ffh gene encoding signal recognition particle protein → MFGNLSDRLSQSFRSLRSRGVLTESDVDHAISDIRRALIDADVALPVVRQFTTQVREKAYGAARSKALNPGQQVVSIVHEELVEILGGATRELNFAESGPTVFMLAGLQGAGKTTLAGKLGKWLREEGKTVLLVASDLQRPNAVQQLQVVGERAGVKVWAPEPGNGVGDPVEVARSGVEFARQSGINVVIVDTAGRLGVDQEMMEQAIAIRDAVNPHEIMFVLDAMVGQDAVSTSTAFRDGVGFTGVVLSKLDGDARGGAALSVRGVTGAPILFASTGEGLDDFERFHADRMAGRILDMGDILTLIEQAEKKMDAEEAEKVAAKAMAGQLTLGDFLSQLQQIKKLGSMKKMLGMIPGAAQMREQIENFDEREVDRVEAIVRSMTPAEREDVSILNGSRRARIALGSGTTVTEVNQLVQRFEAAREMMAQMGQMGGGVPGMGALPGRGGKAKQKANARKAQAQRARMKKSARSGNPAKRRQQELEAMLPPSERSAPQGSSFGVAQEAPAPRPTIDDLPDDVKRMLGQL, encoded by the coding sequence GTGTTTGGAAACCTGTCAGATCGTCTGAGCCAGTCGTTCCGTAGCCTGCGTAGCCGCGGCGTCCTGACCGAGTCGGACGTCGATCACGCGATTTCCGACATCCGTCGCGCCCTCATCGACGCGGACGTTGCGCTCCCCGTCGTTCGCCAGTTCACCACGCAGGTGCGCGAAAAGGCCTACGGCGCAGCCCGCTCGAAGGCCCTCAACCCGGGTCAGCAGGTCGTTTCCATCGTGCACGAGGAGCTCGTTGAGATCCTCGGTGGCGCCACGCGTGAGCTGAATTTCGCTGAGTCCGGTCCCACCGTCTTCATGCTCGCTGGCCTCCAGGGTGCCGGTAAGACCACGCTCGCCGGAAAGCTGGGTAAGTGGCTGCGCGAGGAGGGCAAGACGGTCCTGCTCGTCGCCTCCGACCTCCAGCGCCCCAACGCCGTCCAGCAGCTCCAGGTTGTTGGCGAGCGCGCCGGCGTCAAGGTGTGGGCGCCCGAGCCTGGCAACGGCGTGGGCGACCCCGTCGAGGTTGCGCGTAGCGGCGTCGAGTTCGCCCGCCAGAGCGGCATCAACGTGGTCATCGTCGATACGGCAGGTCGCCTCGGCGTCGACCAGGAGATGATGGAGCAGGCTATCGCCATCCGCGATGCCGTCAACCCCCACGAGATCATGTTCGTCCTTGACGCCATGGTCGGTCAGGACGCGGTCTCCACCTCCACAGCCTTCCGTGACGGCGTCGGCTTCACGGGCGTCGTTCTATCCAAGCTGGACGGCGATGCGCGCGGTGGTGCCGCGCTGTCCGTTCGCGGCGTGACCGGCGCGCCGATTCTGTTTGCCTCAACGGGCGAGGGCCTTGACGACTTTGAGCGCTTCCACGCCGACCGTATGGCCGGCCGCATCCTCGATATGGGTGACATCCTCACCCTCATCGAGCAGGCTGAAAAGAAGATGGATGCCGAGGAGGCGGAGAAGGTTGCGGCTAAGGCAATGGCCGGCCAGCTTACCCTCGGCGACTTCCTGAGCCAGCTTCAGCAGATCAAGAAGCTTGGTTCGATGAAGAAGATGCTCGGCATGATCCCGGGTGCCGCCCAGATGCGCGAGCAGATCGAGAACTTCGACGAGCGCGAGGTCGACCGCGTGGAGGCCATCGTCCGCTCGATGACCCCGGCCGAGCGCGAGGACGTGTCGATTCTTAACGGTTCGCGTCGAGCGCGTATCGCCCTCGGTTCCGGCACGACTGTCACCGAGGTGAACCAGCTCGTCCAGCGTTTCGAGGCTGCGCGCGAGATGATGGCGCAGATGGGCCAGATGGGTGGCGGTGTTCCCGGTATGGGCGCACTGCCCGGCCGCGGCGGCAAGGCGAAGCAGAAGGCCAACGCCCGCAAGGCTCAGGCCCAGCGTGCTCGCATGAAGAAGAGCGCACGATCCGGTAACCCCGCGAAGCGTCGCCAGCAGGAGCTGGAGGCCATGCTGCCTCCGTCTGAGCGCAGCGCGCCCCAGGGTTCCTCCTTCGGCGTTGCCCAGGAGGCCCCCGCTCCGCGTCCGACGATCGACGATCTGCCGGACGACGTCAAGCGCATGCTCGGCCAGCTCTGA
- the ftsY gene encoding signal recognition particle-docking protein FtsY gives MDAFISTLQSPWAVVIALAVAVLIGVVIRLVVSSRRRSSQDVTPQPQAQASVEARPDSPTEAPLDTADQPRAGPVDELAPTPEQRPEAPATPASSIERPEPVRGRMERLRERLASSGSLGRAILGVLSRGQLGAADWEEIEESLLIADLGLEATDTLMEALKRRVAVESVTDEARIREILREELLELVDPAMDRSLNLERPEVDGSVKPAVVLMVGVNGTGKTTTVGKLARILVAEDKSVILGAADTFRAAAADQLATWGERVGVDVVRSDREGADPASVAFEAVREGVERDVDVVLVDTAGRLQNKSTLMDELGKIKRVMTKQAPVSEVLLVLDATTGQNGMKQAEVFAEATGVTGIVLTKLDGSAKGGIVVSVQRALGVPVKFVGLGEGADDLAPFDPQGFVDAIVGSAQG, from the coding sequence ATGGACGCTTTTATTTCTACCCTCCAATCGCCGTGGGCAGTCGTTATCGCCCTGGCGGTCGCCGTGCTTATCGGTGTCGTTATTCGTCTTGTCGTGAGTTCGCGTCGCCGTTCCTCGCAGGACGTGACCCCTCAGCCCCAGGCTCAGGCTTCCGTTGAGGCTCGTCCCGATTCGCCTACCGAGGCGCCGCTTGATACAGCGGACCAGCCTCGAGCGGGTCCGGTAGATGAGCTCGCGCCCACCCCCGAGCAGCGCCCTGAGGCTCCCGCAACCCCGGCCTCGTCCATCGAGCGCCCCGAACCCGTGCGCGGACGCATGGAGCGCCTGCGCGAACGCCTCGCGTCTTCCGGCTCGCTTGGGCGTGCGATCCTCGGCGTTCTCAGCCGCGGCCAGCTCGGTGCCGCCGACTGGGAGGAGATCGAGGAGTCTCTCCTCATCGCTGACCTTGGCCTGGAGGCTACTGACACGTTGATGGAAGCCCTCAAGCGCCGCGTCGCGGTCGAGTCCGTGACTGACGAAGCGCGCATCCGTGAGATTCTTCGCGAGGAGCTCCTGGAGCTCGTCGATCCCGCCATGGATCGCTCTCTCAACCTCGAACGCCCCGAGGTCGACGGCTCCGTCAAGCCCGCGGTTGTCCTGATGGTCGGTGTGAACGGCACCGGAAAGACCACGACCGTTGGCAAGCTCGCGCGCATCCTCGTCGCGGAAGACAAGTCCGTGATCCTGGGCGCCGCCGACACCTTCCGCGCGGCCGCCGCCGATCAGCTGGCGACGTGGGGCGAGCGAGTTGGCGTCGATGTCGTGCGCAGCGACCGCGAGGGTGCAGACCCGGCCTCTGTTGCTTTCGAAGCCGTGCGCGAAGGCGTCGAGCGCGACGTTGATGTTGTTCTTGTCGATACCGCGGGACGCCTGCAGAATAAGTCCACGCTGATGGACGAGCTCGGTAAGATCAAGCGCGTCATGACCAAGCAGGCCCCGGTCTCCGAGGTCCTTCTGGTGCTTGACGCCACCACCGGCCAGAACGGCATGAAGCAGGCCGAGGTCTTCGCGGAAGCTACCGGCGTGACCGGCATCGTTCTGACGAAGCTCGACGGTTCCGCCAAGGGTGGCATCGTCGTCTCCGTCCAGCGTGCGCTGGGCGTTCCCGTCAAGTTCGTCGGCCTCGGCGAGGGGGCCGACGATCTGGCCCCCTTCGATCCGCAGGGCTTCGTTGACGCGATCGTGGGTTCCGCGCAGGGCTGA
- a CDS encoding RNA polymerase sigma factor yields MKGTRVSASRASAKDSATTEETTEVKTPAKKAARAKKAAPTVDAASAPAEEKKSAAKKAPAKKAPAKKATGAADAEPKASAQKATAKKTTKKADDAEETGKKAPTKKTAAKKTAKKAADAAEAAEKAPAKKKAAKKTAKKATDASEEKTTKKPAATKTRGRKKKEEEIVEEAVEELVDTVDEDFEPTGEDLEDPELGTETVDEDDVDAEDEAEEEDPKLAEGAALRERTNDGIHVKGGFVVSDSDETDEPVQQVTVAGATADPVKDYLKQIGKVSLLNAEQEVDLARRIEAGLYAEYKLKNQADEMTSRERRELHFLAQDGQQAKNHLLEANLRLVVSLAKRYTGRGMQFLDLIQEGNLGLIRAVEKFDYTKGYKFSTYATWWIRQAITRAMADQARTIRIPVHMVEVINKLARVQRQMLQDLGREPTPEELAKELDMTAEKVVEVQKYGREPISLHTPLGEDGDSEFGDLIEDSEAIVPADAVSFTLLQEQLHHVLDTLSEREAGVVSMRFGLGDGQPKTLDEIGKVYGVTRERIRQIESKTMSKLRHPSRSQVLRDYLD; encoded by the coding sequence CCACGGAGGTGAAGACCCCCGCGAAGAAGGCCGCGCGCGCCAAGAAGGCTGCCCCCACGGTCGACGCGGCGAGCGCTCCCGCCGAGGAGAAGAAGTCTGCCGCGAAGAAGGCCCCGGCGAAGAAGGCTCCCGCGAAGAAGGCTACTGGCGCTGCAGATGCCGAGCCGAAGGCTTCGGCACAGAAGGCGACTGCTAAGAAGACCACGAAGAAGGCTGACGACGCCGAGGAGACCGGGAAGAAGGCTCCCACGAAGAAGACGGCTGCCAAGAAGACGGCGAAGAAAGCCGCCGACGCCGCAGAGGCCGCCGAGAAGGCCCCCGCGAAAAAGAAAGCTGCTAAGAAGACGGCGAAGAAGGCCACCGACGCTTCCGAAGAGAAGACGACGAAGAAGCCCGCTGCGACGAAGACGCGCGGTCGCAAGAAGAAGGAAGAAGAGATCGTCGAGGAGGCCGTCGAGGAGCTCGTTGACACCGTCGACGAAGACTTCGAGCCGACTGGCGAGGACCTTGAGGACCCCGAACTCGGTACTGAGACCGTCGACGAAGACGACGTCGACGCAGAGGACGAAGCGGAGGAAGAGGATCCGAAGCTCGCTGAGGGCGCCGCACTTCGTGAACGCACGAACGATGGTATCCACGTCAAGGGCGGCTTTGTCGTCTCCGATTCCGATGAGACCGACGAACCTGTCCAGCAGGTGACGGTCGCCGGTGCAACCGCCGACCCTGTGAAGGACTACCTCAAGCAGATCGGTAAGGTCTCCCTGCTGAACGCTGAGCAGGAAGTGGACCTCGCCCGCCGTATCGAAGCAGGCCTCTACGCCGAGTACAAGCTGAAGAACCAGGCTGATGAGATGACCAGCCGCGAGCGTCGTGAGCTGCACTTCCTCGCGCAGGATGGTCAGCAGGCGAAGAACCACCTGCTCGAGGCGAACCTCCGCCTTGTCGTGTCGCTGGCCAAGCGCTACACCGGCCGCGGTATGCAGTTCCTGGACCTGATTCAGGAAGGCAACCTGGGCCTTATCCGCGCTGTCGAAAAGTTCGACTACACGAAGGGCTACAAGTTCTCGACCTACGCCACCTGGTGGATTCGTCAGGCGATCACCCGCGCGATGGCGGACCAAGCTCGTACGATCCGCATTCCGGTGCACATGGTCGAGGTCATCAACAAGCTCGCGCGCGTCCAACGCCAGATGCTCCAGGACCTGGGGCGCGAACCCACTCCCGAGGAACTGGCTAAGGAACTCGACATGACCGCCGAGAAGGTCGTCGAAGTTCAGAAGTATGGTCGCGAGCCGATTTCGCTGCACACGCCCCTCGGCGAGGACGGCGACTCCGAGTTCGGTGACCTGATTGAGGACTCCGAGGCCATCGTGCCCGCGGACGCCGTGTCCTTCACCCTGCTGCAGGAACAGCTTCACCACGTCCTGGACACACTGTCTGAGCGTGAAGCCGGCGTTGTGTCGATGCGCTTCGGCTTGGGCGACGGTCAGCCGAAGACTCTTGATGAGATCGGCAAGGTCTACGGCGTGACGCGCGAGCGTATCCGTCAGATTGAGTCCAAGACCATGTCGAAGCTGCGCCACCCCTCGCGTTCGCAGGTTCTGCGCGACTACCTCGACTGA